The window CGATCAGTATTTCTCAGTACCAGGGAGGCACTGCATGCTTGTGGacctctctttttttccccctctgtaTTTAAACCAACAGGTAGTCAGTACTACCAaactatctgtagcgagctgcacaagcaaatctacgtatcctaaataatatttcaattgtatgaggttattattgatgctttttatgtgtcgcagctgtagctgtgtTAAAGCTTTTATAGCCATAGAATAGTTAGAGAGTTGGATTTATTCTGATGTAGAAATACTGAAGGCGTACATGTAAAATGCACAGATaaatagacacaaaaatgacgacattgttttcataataattgGTATTAGTCTAATACCCGTTATTAAAGAAACaatgtattttgtgtgtgtctatttttaataggcgtggccgaggccaGAGTTGGAGTGACCACCCCCATACTTCAAAATGGCAGATGAGCCAGGAACCAGTACGGCAGTGCGGTGCAGAGCAGcgcagaagtgacgatttactgaagaaagacctgataaacgtcttacaggacaatgcagcgcattcggtaaGTTGTCATTTgtggatttcgaagccccagttctcattctAGGAGTGCTATTTGACGGCAGCATGGTCGTTAGCGTGATGTAGCTCCATGTGGTTGcagacagaaaaatgtttgcaaacaaattggttacattgcgttacctctaTAACTCTATGTTTAAAAAGTGATCATTCCAATGTGtctttcagttcctcaacgagcacagactgctgggaaacatcaagaatgtggccaaaacgaccaaaaaGGACCAGCTCGTCGACGCCATatcgagctgtttgtcagcaaagtgagttgtttttaaaatactagtttcttttctctctctctctccgtgtaATAATTTAATCTCAGCGTTCAATGCTTTGCTCAATTGGCTTGTATTTCcattatgatacattcaaatttttaatgaaaacactaactgttggtttttaatagcaagaacctgtgtgaATAACTAACACCCATAAGTGGTGTAAGAAATAAACAGTACATTTGTAGAATATATACCAGTGGTTCTTGACCTTATTGGACCTACCAAACCCTATTTTAATGTGAaataaactatatatatttttcaaattaaagataaattccttgcagcactgattggccaagcaatgtcacgtgatcatctgcagccaccGACCCTTAGTGTTTGATCGAACCCagtttaagaaccactgatataTACCTTCACCCTGGGCTTGGCCGGgtccatttttagttttaaaatgtgcttttgacaaAACTCAAGTGAGACAATCATTCAACAATAGCGCAGGGGTTATTTTTGACTCAAATTTAAACATATGGtaaaatagccatttttttccttggtgtaagaagagaaaaatggaagcaatgatgactttttgggatatttatttaaaacaaaaaaatagaatgtatttgaaaagattgactgaaaaacCCATCCAGAatgaaataacatgggaaatgaatgtgggtcatttgtgcatcaaaatggttgaaTAAGCAATTTCAAAATCACGCTTtggtgttttgtagatgtttaaagccacggagacggTACCTGGAGgaggtgaaagctgtcaaaacCGACGAAGATCAAAGCagaagttgtggatgaggtaGGACCTGTTACAGGTTGTTTTAGttcttattttcatgtcatgctCACTAAACCTgctcatttttgtatgtttctTCTCTTaagggtccacccaagtttatcaaatcaacgctgaagagAGTTGGATTAGTTCTGAGTCTTTACCTTTACAGTGGACAAAAAGCTTACTCAGAGGTATGTCTAAtatatccatttgttttccttacTGTGGCTTTAATGTTACTTGCCTACTGACTCGGCACTTTAGTATTGTTATAGGAATGGCTTTCCTGGTAAGTATCTTTCTGATAgaaaatatttagtattttttttgtgacttAACTAATCCCCACTTTATCATTTCCCCCCAGAATTCCACTGAAGAGGACTTTTCCAGATGTTGGATGACTGCATGGCTTCATctcgtggggaaaaaaaaaaaataaactttcttgaattgtatacatgttttattcattttccttgtAAAACAAAAGCAACTATCATgacaagtcaaatgtttttattaatttgaACACACTTAAGGAGTTGATATCACATTGAAATATGAtcagtcttctccacctgcagacaatttaaggggaaaaaaagacttagaaCAAGGAAATTCTGcccaaaaaaatagacaatattttacacaagtatttaaaaaaagaaaaaaaaaaagacttgactcGTAAAGAGTTGTCGTcaagtctttttaaaatgttgggcAGGATTTGTGAGTCTTTTCTTACAAGAGAAGAAAGACTTAGAATTAAATCCTGCCCCAATTTTAGATGTTTACATCAAATGAAGTTTCTAATCTATAAAATACCCTTACCTTAAAAGTCTGATGCCTCACTTTGCCAGCATGAGCCAGAGAACTGGACGTTACCTATATAAGAGGGGGAGAAGTAACAACTCAGTGAAACCTCACCATGGTGATATAATAGATCAGATATCACAAACTTATTTGGATGAATACTTAGATAttttacaataaacaaatatattcacctgccagcattctccaaagtgcagagATTAGAGACACCgcaacttgcgaggaagatctgatgcatgcaaaaaaagcaagttatatatagagatagggtttcaggttatttttatgGGAACTACTTTTACCTTGATTTGGCCCAGTCTtctctcctgtaacctcaagggtttgAGTGGTCTTGGTGCTaaaagggaaaacttgatttaatcaagctatttgggagtcgccaaacaattattacaggcaagagaaatcttacaagatatttaataaacgatcaagataatgaatgaatgaaaataagttagtgagtgctccgtgctattttccctttctAGACCaggtgattaaatataaaaGACTGACGTCAAAAACTAGGAGAAAATTGGCTTAACAagttttgtataaatgatttttggagaaaacagaacaattacaaattggaaacgggtgtttaacactcgcagtgaaaactatcattacataagAAACACAAGGAACTAAGTCATGCCTCAAGAAGATCATTAagagtgagcctttacccagcaaactgtccgttgatggctcggctttgtttgattaaattaaaaagaaacacgACTATACGACTCGATAATGGACAGAAAACgaacaacatactttttaagtcaaatgtgGAGCGTCGTCGtggctaatgctaagataactAGTCACATGGAACACACAGCCGGTTTGGAAAcagagcccaaacttaaatgatAGACGGTGTGTataacctggcattaaactaaatgatttgttggcattttTAGCTCAAtggattcctaaaaaatctcccggtagcgtgataaaaatgcacataagccagtaaattgctctacgcCTTACCTCGCATGTGTGCTCGTCGTTTGTCGGAAAAGGAATGGCAGTTCGAAAAGGCGAGCTAatgcgcatgtgcataatttaccCAGCTGCGTGACATTAgtcgtaaccacgcccatattgtccagccatattgaatgtggaaaaaatggtGGCTTGCTTGCCGTGCTccacgaggtggtttgtcctctcaACTTACTTAATACCTATGTTTTGAAGTCACGAGGTGGTTTGTCTTCTCAACTCAACTCAATGTCTATGTTATGAAGATGACGTGGTACAGGCGCGACGTTTGTGGTCtggatgctataaaacagtattgaattaaatggaatgcttttattgtcattaaacaagtataatgagatttaaagctttcaccacatagtgcacaaataacaacagaccgacaaataaataatcaataaataagaaatgaataaataagtagccaaagtgaggtcagcagagtgaaggataagttccttgtttttttgtagACGCCAAGtcgcgatgatgatgatgatggacgTGTgatagtcgtgatttttgtggtcttaatGCTATAAACCCCCACGTACCCGCCAAATACACTCACAAAGACCACCACGcccacacacccgcacacaacCCTGGCAAGTGTAGTATAAATGGGCCGGTTCAGTCCGGAGGACTAACTCCCCAGGGAACAGACGGCGATGAGCGTGCATGGCAAGGCAGCATACCGTGCATggcaaaaaaaggttaaaatccCCCTCCTAGCAGCATGTATTGGGGAAAATTAAACGCTGGAGCTTTTCGGATATTAGAACCGGGCTCGGGCTAGGTCAGAGGGATGATCTTACCTGGGAAATTGTGCTCTGATGAGCGGGCACGGTAAATAGAAGTAATACCgacgtttgtccgccagacggcagAGTAGAGCCGGGTCAACCAGTGTCAAGTgcacacttggagaaaaaaaaaatcactacaaGGTGTCATAACGGGAGGATGAGCTAAATAGACGTAACAACACCAACCATGATAGTTTTCTGTATAGCGCCTtaataaagaaaatacaaaaatagtatttttcatAATCACATGTAAAGGACAGCTCACACAGAGAATGTACACATCAGAGGAGTACATCAACAACATGCAGCAGCTGTTACATTTTACATAACATTCACATTAGAGCAGACCAGCGGGTGAGGTGCTTACCAGCTGTTGCATGTTTtttctaaacagaaaaaaaaatcatggtgtGCTCACTGCTGGGACAGTCAGGTAAATAAATGCTTGCATAATTTGGGAAGCCAAGGAAGCCTGTCTGTGTATTCTGGGAATACCAGAAACAATTAgcttttttcattctttcatttatttaatacaaagctggcaattcagattttttttctgccacacTTAACTGTTGCTGCAGGGGATTTCTTTAGCCAAAAGCATGTGATGATCAGCTAGTCAAGATCACAATCTAGAAGTTATTGTAGTCTAGAAAAGTCTTAATGAACCCTGATGATTTAtgaaaagtatatattttacattcaaaaaaatatccCAGATGTAATGTTGAATAGTTCTTCCACAAGATCACTTCATTAAATTTGAATTAGTTGCATGGTGATTGcaaaacttttgttttgaagaaaCAGAGGTCAAGATCATTATGACCTTTTAAAATCACTGTCACTCTCATTCACAGTCTTTGCATGACCCATCAAAACAAAATAGAGGGAAAAGTAAATACTAACAAAACAGTGTTACCGGATGTTGTTATTATATCATTCAAATTTACGTTGAAAAATATTGCATGCAagggaataaaaaaaggaaaaatactgCATGCAAGTGAGCATATCAGCAATAAAAAAAGGACTAGGGATTTTCATGTTGTGCGTTTTGAAATTCTGAACCACTTGCTATTGACTTGTAATAAAGACAATGCTGTCTAATACGTACAGCCATTGGCCATTTACCATTTTAACCAATTTATGGGGagactattaaaaaaattgagtaATCGTAGATAATGGTTTTCATTCTGTGACTACATTCAAAATTAACAGTAATAATCTCATATCTTTTGAAATGTATGATAAAAAACAATGTGATGTATGCTCTTATAGTATAGTGTGTATACGTCAAATACCCAACTCAGCACATTACAAACATCTTGATATCTCCACAGACAATCTTTTTAGTCTCCAGATGTCTGGCATACGACCAAGACTGACTAGTGAGAGACAGCACAGTACCACGGGGCATCCAGAtggaaaatacacacaagacaGAAACTAGTAGAAACATAAAAATGTAACTAGGCTGTTGCTTTAGCACATCTGTTAACGAAACTTCCAAGACCAACTCTTaatgcaattttatttttttcttgtggcgACACAGCTAGGAAATCCATCCTTCATTGCTACAAATGCTTGATTTTCTAGCAAGGAAGTGACTTGGCAGATATCATAGGAAGAAGTTGTCCTGTTTGTTAGATTTTTAATTGCAATTGATTACAAAGATTAACATTCACATCTAGGAAAAAATATTCTTCCACAACATTGTGGAATTTATCAGGATAATAGAATATGAAAGAGCTTATTCAAATACTCGAAAGTTCCGTTATGTAGGGCAGAAATTCTCAAGTATTTAAATTTGAACAGCATTTGTGCACTTCACAAAAATAACACACTAATTACCCTTGCAGTCTTGGTGGCACATTTTGCAGAGATGCTTAGTTGCATTGAAGTGAATCCTGTTGAAAAATCCACAAAATGGGCAGGAGTCAGATATTATCTTGGAAAAGGACTCGATTATGCTGAAAAAAGGGACCAAAGACAAAGGAAAATCTTGCTGCAAAGCCTCGAGTAGATGACGAAGAACATGTGAACGCCATTGTTTTAGATGAAAGCCAAGGAGCAAGCCTGGAGATTACATTTATATTATGAAGAGTAGATAGTCATCAAAACCAAAACTTTCACACAGAGCAAGGCATTATGCTAGCTGTGATAAACTCCATGAAGCGGACAAAAAGAATGCATTTGGCAGGATGCAAAGTGGAGCAGTGGATGTCTAAAGTATTCTTGTCCAAATAAATGATGTTTTTAACCCAAAATATGGATATgatggtatttttttcattttatgtgcTGTATATTTTGTTAAAGAGCACAAAACTATAgtcctttgttttggtggtgTTGGGGAGCAATACTATTAGGCCATTTCAAATTTGCcctgaaaaaggaaaaacattgttGTGAGTACTAATTATCAGtattgtattatatattttcatttatattttattttatggcacCACCCAGCACTGACTTTCCTATCAacacaagtcatttttttagaagtACTACCTATTAAACATTTTGTACATTAGCATTTTTCCAAGAAGTGCGAGCTACAGCTGGTTTCAGGCATTTCACCACCGCTGGTAATAGCAATGTAGACGTGAGAGGAATGGACAGCAAGGGGAGAAAAGAAGAGAGGggaaaaggaaaggaaaaaaaggaatgggAGTCGCTGAAACTAACACAAACAGAACCCTCCTCCAATTCCTTAATGATGAATGACAGGTCTGAAGGTTAATTTAACAGTCATTTGTATACTCAGTCACCCTACTTGTCCGGATTTTTCCCAGACTCATGCTTATCAGTCGTCATTTACTTCCCTCAATATCCATAACGCAATGTTTAAGGAATGTCATACTGTAATATTTTTCCCAACGTGTACTATTTACTGGTGGTTGCCAAGAACACGCTGCTCTGTTTTTAAAGGCAGTAAATGTGATGAATATCACGTGACCGGAcaattcgccgacggacagttcgccgaacagacgttttgccgaaatgggattcgcgtgctcgccccgcccccggatcgtgtgtacatgtttttcaacctcggcccgttacagataacattcatttaggaataacaagggcatgtactgccccccgctggacatatttctaaatacaagtatgtactacaatgtgctgccaatttttcatattatttatttcatccttgcgtttaaagtagtagccatttggacacgcaatgtaatttatcaaagctggggattgatgtctgacacagaaaaaaacaacactagaagacttatgtgaaattttaagtgccttggacagactagagggcttagagaacaatacctgaaaatgccatggaacacactcttacttctagtttaattttaaataatttcccattattttaggaaatatatattcaaaatgatttgctgagaacctgaATTCAAATATTaatctcaatgttttctatgctggtgtaagttttctggagtcggatttctggatttacaatttcattacagtagtgcttactgttactactactttattttctctatttcttttgtcacgtactgttctgcgtgatctccaaatggctactattttaaacgcaaggataaaataaaaaatataaaaaattggcagcacattgtagtacgtacttgtatttagaaatatgtccagcggggggcattacatgcccttgttattcctaaatgaatgttatctgtaacgggccgtatatggcccgcgggccgaggttgaaaaacatgtacacacgatccgggggcggggcgagcgcgcgaatcccgtttcggcgaaacttccgttccgcgaactgtccgtcggccaaacgtctttcggcgaatcgtccgagtacctgaATATCACTCTAATTTTCATCTTCTACTTAACCTTTAGTCTCTGTGAAAAACTttcaccttttttcttttttttaactagttATGAGTGTCCTGTTAAAGGTTGACAATTCTGATTGAATAATTGATTGTAACTCAGTCATTGCTgatgtaaatttgaaaataaacatgGCTACTAGATCCTATAAGTATATACTCATGTACCTATTAACATGTTTTATTGTCATACAAGgaggtcccacctgcttgggcgAAGTTGTTATTGTGCATATTTTTGTAATCTATTTGTGTAAGGAGAAGCACAGTGGCTACTCCATACGTGGGCAGATCGCAAAAAAGGATGAAAGTcacggcagaaaaaaaaaagtgtttctggGAGGACCTGGAAACTCCCTGGTGAgaatttttcccaaaaaatacgTTTATAAATGACGTGaaaaggcgtcctaccttacaactaaattgggtcGGCGCagccagcaccatcgtgtctcgccgagtcttcccgtcacgacagaaaaaaagtgtaggGGAGAAACtcactggcggaaattcttccaaaaattacgtttgtaaatgacatggAAAGGCGTTTAGTttaggcacatcatgtaaaaacaatgattcCTACATCAACTcagctttcagctttaacaaatacaaaaaggcccccctgcttgtttagaaccaaaagacaattgatgcgctataaaaaaaaaaaatctctttttaaaaatgggttggatgagaaaggaaatttcagttacacgcataggacagcaaatgaaaaaaaaatgtttgtggtCTATGTAGAATGGCACAAAACGGCGGAGAAATAAATAAACTCCTTACAAAAaagggttttttggggtttgtaaggggaatcataatcatttataagggcagttatcggcagaggttgacaggtatggtatacagaagcaggagaaTTTTACCTGTTTAGCAATGTTTGGGGGTTATTTtggttaaaacattgtaaaccaaagttaaaatatgacaaaaataaaaactcacaaaataaTGGTGCTGTTGcatagttcatgcaactaacttcaagcgggACTGACTAAGTGGAAGTActgcagtgtgcactgaagaaaGTATGGATTTTCCCCCAAATCTGCAGAGTGTAATTCCAAAAATAACCACAAGAGGGCAATAAGTGAACATATTTCTGGTAAGGGGAAAATGATCAATAATCCTTGCAAATGTTCGAAGTTTGAGTTTACAGACTTAGAGAacgtaaagaaattcaatcactcaatattgatctattctctaatccttataaagcgtgatttatggatggatgtgtgtatgtgtgtgcacctggaaactcatTGCCGTATATTCTTCCGCAAATGACGTTTGAAAATGACGTACCTGGCAACTAAATTGGGTCCGCGCGGCCACCACCATCGTGTCTCCCCGAGTCTTCTCGTCACGACAGGAGAACAAATGTTACGGGGAGCACCTGTAAACTCaatggcggaaattcttccaaaaatgacgtttgtaaatgacgtacAAAGGCGTCCTACCTGCAACCAGCGCGGCCAGCACCACCGTGTCTTGCCGAGTTTTCCCGTCACGACCGAATAAAAAGCGTTCCTAGTAGCACCTGGAAATTTGCTGCcgtaaattaatttgaaaacggCGATTGTTAATGACGTCAGAAGGCATCAAActttacgaccaatcagccacgcggtgcgtttagggcacataatgtaaaaacaacgattcatacatcaacgcttctttcagctttaacaaataaaatattgagtttacacacgtcaagaaggtgaagaaattcaatcactcgtctattaggatccgacagccgtttctgaccACCATAAAAACGATTCAACTTTCTACAAatcacggtttggacaaattaAGCAACGAATCATTcggttcgcgggggtgctggagcctatcccagctgattctgggccagaggcggaggatacGATGAatctagccgatcgcagggcaaccatgcacactcacacccatacctaggggcaatttagagtgtccaatcagcctaccatggatgtttttggaatgtggggggaaaccagagtacccggaggaaacccgagcaggtccagggagaacatgcaaactccacacaggtgcacgtgacctggatttgaacccaggagcccagagctgtgaggccgacgcgctaaccactcactccagcGAGCTGCTGAGAACATTATAattaatattatttctaaatggTTCAGTATAGTTGTATTTACAATACGTTTTGTTTTACTCGTCCTCACAGGCTGTAGGAGCCTCTAAAAGTTTCTCCACTTGTATATTCTGGATGCCTGTGGAGCTCGGCGCTTATTATACTTTGATATCTACATTCATTCAGGCGTATTTATTTGATGAACATGTTAGTTTCCTTTGATTGGTGATCTATAATGATTGATTCTAAGAGTCATGGTTTAGTGAACTATTGTCTCTTCATGGAAAAAGAACTACGAGCCCTCAAATCCACCTGGACTGTTGCCAAATAGAGTAATAACAAATGTTCCCACTGAGAGGGGAGCAGAGTAAAGTTTTTCCCCTTGCAAAATTCCTTCAAGAGAGGGGCATTTGTTAATCATTGGCACCTGTTAATCATTGGCACCTCGGACCGCTTGGAAGGAACACATCCACGTAGGCCTTTACACACAAGTTGGACAGTGGGAACATCGCCAGGTTGTTTGGTCAGCCTATATTGAGGTGGTCAAGCTCGTAGGCGAGCCTTTTGTGTTACGTCGTTCTTATTTCTTTATACATTTTACCAGAAACAGAAATGGAGGGACTTTCCATTGCAGAGAACTCCAGCGCAAAAATGGTTTATGCATTGATGATGTCACCTACCAGTGTGTCACTGCACATTTGGAAGAAGTTAGTGCTTAATCTGTGCTACAGTCCAGTTTCAACACATGCTTACTCTGGCTTCAGCACATTTTCTAAAAGCTAGTGTAtttctgaaaatgtttttcttttctacaTTGTCCAACtagctgccccccccccccccccaaataaataaatatcccgACACATTGAAGAGCTGAGTAATGCTTGTGCTCAAGCCACATGACAACAAAGCAGAAGAGGCAAATGATTTTGACAATAACATTGCCAAACATTCGTTCATGCGCAAACAGACACAACTAATGCAAGGCAACACTCTCCTGGCCCCTATTAATCCGATTATCTGATTGGTCATTGTAGTATTACTCACTTCAGATtaacattccttttctgaatcaCTTGATCGTCTCCACGGATTCTGGTTAGTGAGATGTCCAAAGAGCAAATACTAATCCTCAAACGATGACACTAAAGTCCAAAGCATTAGAAGACCTTCCTTCGGCCCATACAAAGCTTtcctacaaaatattttttttgattggTGAATAAACCATCcttgttataaaataacattcctgtattatttttaaattaatctcTTATGAATTTTTAGTAAAGGCATTCATATTTAACAGCAGGGGTGACTCAACATAATCTTTCCAGTTATGTTTATAGAATTACGGCATAAGCATCCACGAGATGTAATTCTTCTTGCTGTTGAAAACTGAGCGATGAGTGCATATTTTATTAGCCTATTGTTGTTCAGGTCATGCACTGACGTCAATTTAACGCGTATGTTTGAATGACTACAGATGTCACAGCTGTCGTAGAGAATGAAGCTGACGAAATTGGTTCTTTAGTCATAAGGAAGCAGTCCATGTCCATCTTGTTAGCGTTGCATTACCTGGAACTGGAATGGAGAATAATATGAGAAGCCCAAAGAAAGGGGATTTTAGGCGAAATAATCTTTGGGTGTGGCAGTGGGATGACGGTGTATGATCATTAAACTTACTGAAGCAATGCAGCTGTTAGCGTTGGCCAACATACGGTGTGGCTTGTAACAAGTGTGCCGGTTCTGGCATCCAGGGGAGGGGATTTCTCTTGTTCtctgtcattcattttcctctcaCTATGAGATGAACACTCCGCTAATTGCATACAGTTTACATGCAATGTATGGTGACTAATGTAAAAATGTCTGAGTTCAGGAAAATGATAAACATTGGCAACATTTTCACTGTAAAAAATGCATGCCTGAGAAAATTCTGTCAATATGTGCTAGAACAAGATCATAAATAAGTAAGATTTAAAATTGTAGAACTGCTAAAGGTAGCCTACAGTTGATTGGTTTTATTTGTGCATAgaaatcatacctgtcaacctctgccgataactgcccttataaatgattatgattccccttacaaaccccaaaaaaaccttacaaacaccgtacgagtcgtacggtgttcgtaaggttttttgggggtttgtaaggggaatcataatcatttataagggcagttatcggcagaggttgacaggtatgagaaatCAATGTAAATTTTATGGTTTAGACATTTAAAAATAGTGTTTTTCAGTGTTAGCCCTCAACCAAATTCATTCCTGACAACTGACCCATACGATAAAATGTTACCAGAAGGTAGAACTATATATGGTAAGTGGTCTTACATCTGCATTGCACTTTGACACTGTATGCTTATTTCCATGACGCAGCTTCACGAGCAACTAGGGTTCACTATCTTACTGGAGAATGCGTAGGCAAGGTCACCAGGGCTCCCGGGTTGAGGAACGTCAACTCTACCACTGAGCCACGCCACACCATATATAGGAGAAACCACAAAGTTATTAATTCTATCACTGCAAGAATAGCTTCAACTCTTTGGGGAGAACATTCTACAAGATTTGGGAGTCTGTCCGTGGGAACCTTTCTCCAGTCATCCAAAAGAATAATAACTCAGGAGTCACAGATGTTGGAACAGATGACCTGTCTCAAAATCTCTCTTCAAATGTTTCATTTGGCCTGAGTGGGGACCTGTAGGTGAGCTAATAAAGTTGATCCCCATCAAATTCATCCAAGCATGCATTTGGACCTGGCATTGCATACGAAGGTGCAGTCATCCATGGGCAGTGAAGGAAACTCTTAAACATTGTAGCACATG of the Stigmatopora argus isolate UIUO_Sarg chromosome 10, RoL_Sarg_1.0, whole genome shotgun sequence genome contains:
- the LOC144083973 gene encoding peptidyl-prolyl cis-trans isomerase FKBP3-like produces the protein MSQEPVRQCGAEQRRSDDLLKKDLINVLQDNAAHSFLNEHRLLGNIKNVAKTTKKDQLVDAISSCLSAKCLKPRRRYLEEVKAVKTDEDQSRSCG